The nucleotide sequence TGCTCAGCTACGCCCTAAATTTCGGTGCCTACATTGAAGGCATGGACAACAGCATGCTGTATGCCTGGAAAGGCCTGATGGGCGGCTACCCTGGGCTCTTTTCGCTGGTGTCCTACCGCTCCAAATTGGCCGAGTACAGCCGCTTGGAGAACCGCGACCTGTGGGAATACCAACTGAACCTGACACCGGCTGAAACCGCGCGCATGGTTGAGCACGTATGGGAACTCAAACAGATACGCTTTGATTATTTCTTCTTTGACGAGAACTGCTCGTTCCGCTTGCTTGAGCTGCTAGAGATCGCCCGTCCCGGCGTGGCGCTGACGGGACAATTCCCACTGACCGCCATCCCTACCGATACAGTGCGAGCCATCAAGCAAGCCGGCATGGTCGAACGGATCGACTACCGCCCTTCGCGGGAAAAAGAACTGCTCGCCCGCGCCAGCCAACTGGATGAAGCCGAGCAAGAGTGGGTGCTGGCCCTGGCCGATGACACTGACCGGGTGAATGATCGCGCCTTCCTTAGTCTGCCCGGCCCACGCCGTGCGCTGATCCAGGACGCCGCCTACCGTTTAGTGCGTTATCACGCCACAGGTACAGAGCGCGATAGCGCGCAAGCCAAACGCAGTTTTGAGCTACTCAAGGCGATCAATCGCAACCCACCCGGCGCGCTCACCGTTGAGCGCCCGGAACTGCCTGAAAATGGCCATCAATCGCGCACTTGGCAACTCGGTGCCGGCAGCCGAGGCGAGCGCAGCTTTGCTGAATACGGCCTGCGCATGGCCTACCACGACCTCAACGACAATCTGGCGGGCTTCCCGCTGGGTGCGCAAATCGAAATTCTGCAGCTGAAGCTGCGCCAGTATGAGAACAACGATTGGCAGGTCGAACGCCTTGATTTGGCCACGATCCGCTCACTAACGCCACGTAACCGCTTACTGCAGCCGCTGTCTTGGCAGGTTGCCGCCGGTCTGGAGCGCGTGCCCGGGCAAGGTGAGCGCCGTGAACTGGTCAGCCATGTCAACGGAGGCGCGGGAGGTACGTGGCAGTTAGGCGAGGACACGCTGGCCTATGCGATGGGCACCGCGCGCCTTGAGCACAACAGTGACTTCGCCGCATTTATCGCACCGGCTGTCGGCTTCAACAGCGGCCTGATCTGGACTAACGCGCTGGGCAACCTCAGCCTGGAAGCCAAAGGTGACTACTTTCAGCAAGGGGAAGTGCGCCGCAGCCTGGCACTCAACCAGCAGTGGGAAGTCAGCGAGAACCTCGGCCTGCGCATGAGTGCCAGCCGCCAATTCAGCCACATGCAGTCGCCTGAAAATGAAGTGATGCTTACGCTGCGCTGGTATCACTACTGAGTCCACCTACTGCGAAAACGCATAGCCGCGAGTACGCCTGCCAGAAAGCACAACGGAGCCCTAGGCTCCGTTGTGCATTTGCGCGTGGCTTACTGCGCCAGCTTCTTGTACCGCACGCGATGCGGCTGCGCGGCGGCGTCGCCTAGGCGCTTCTT is from Pseudomonas sp. TMP9 and encodes:
- a CDS encoding DUF4105 domain-containing protein; translation: MPKHLLTCLFLAACTPVLAAPALSPQTLDALANDPYWIALGHYETGKFGGWRSYVDDSGFFLAEHGDSDPAAELTATLNALYQPVTTADSHPQCVYPARTRWLREQLQLGDLPQPTCSEYQRWFDDIKPHRTVLIFPAAYLNSPSSMFGHTLLRIDQADVDASGTALLSYALNFGAYIEGMDNSMLYAWKGLMGGYPGLFSLVSYRSKLAEYSRLENRDLWEYQLNLTPAETARMVEHVWELKQIRFDYFFFDENCSFRLLELLEIARPGVALTGQFPLTAIPTDTVRAIKQAGMVERIDYRPSREKELLARASQLDEAEQEWVLALADDTDRVNDRAFLSLPGPRRALIQDAAYRLVRYHATGTERDSAQAKRSFELLKAINRNPPGALTVERPELPENGHQSRTWQLGAGSRGERSFAEYGLRMAYHDLNDNLAGFPLGAQIEILQLKLRQYENNDWQVERLDLATIRSLTPRNRLLQPLSWQVAAGLERVPGQGERRELVSHVNGGAGGTWQLGEDTLAYAMGTARLEHNSDFAAFIAPAVGFNSGLIWTNALGNLSLEAKGDYFQQGEVRRSLALNQQWEVSENLGLRMSASRQFSHMQSPENEVMLTLRWYHY